CCCGCACACGGCGGGCTTTAACAAGTGGGCGAGATTTAGAACTGATAAATCATGCCCATGGCAACGATGTCATCAGTACTGATGCCCGATGTGCTATAGAAGTCATCATCGCCATCCAGCAGGTTGATTTTGTAATCAACATAGGTGGAAAAGTTCTTATTGAAGTAGTAGTTCGCACCAATAGAGACATATTTAAGCAGGTCTTTATCGTTCCAGTTGCTGCCTTGAACGAAATCTTCTGTCAGGTCTTTGCCTTTAGATTGCAGGTAAGAGATCTCCGGACGCAGACCAAATTCGAACTGGTATTGTGCAGTGACTTCAAAGTTCTGGGTTTTGTTGGCGATGAGTTCATCAATGTCACCAAACGGTGTCATATTGCGGGTTTCTGCATACATCGCGGCCAGATAGAGGTTATTCGCATCGTATTTCAGTCCAACGGTCCAGACATCGGCTTTCTCACCACCGGCTGTGCTGCCGCTTTGCTGTTCATTAGTTCGGTCAGAGGAGGCATAAGCGGCTCCCGCGCTGAAGCCCATACCGAAATCGTAAGTGGTAGACAGACCGAAGCCGTCGCCGTTATCGCTACGCATGGAAGTGCCGTCAGCGCTGCGGTTAACGGTGCCTTCTTGGTCGAATACGCCATTTTCTCCTTCGTTCGCGCCCTGATACTGGATAGCGAAGTTTAGACCCTCAACCAGGCCGAAGAAGTCGGAGTTACGGTAGGTTGCCATGCCATTGCCGCGGCCAACCATGAAGTTGTCGGTGTAGGTGTAGGAATCGCCACCAAATACCGGCAGCATATCGGTCCAGGCTTCTACGTCATACACCACGCCATAGTTACGGCCGTAATCGAATGAACCGTACTCACCGAATTTCAGGCCAGCAAAGCCCAGACGGGTTGCAGACTGGTTGCTACTGCTCTCAGTGTCGTTGGCCTGGATGTTGTATTCCCACTGGCCGTAGCCGGTCAGATCGTTGTTGATTTGAGTTTCGCCCTTGAAGCCGATACGCACATAGGTAGCGTCGCCGTCGTTGCCACCATCTTCGGAGAACTGATGACGGGCATCGACTTTGCCATACAGGTCGAGCTTATTGCTGTCTTTATTATAAATCTCAGCCGCATTTGCTGCGCCAGCCAGCAATAAAGCCGGCACGAGAATTGCCAATACATTTCTTTTCATTATACATTCCTTTGAATAGTTTATTTTATGAATATAAAGAGGCTCTATCCGGACTTCCAAATGATAGTCGCGACGGAGTCAGTTTAATTTAAATAAATCGGGTAAGTAAATTGTTTAAATCAATTCCATGAGTTTCTGTTGGGTTATTCATATTTTATTGAAATGAAAGGGTTGGTGGTATTCATGTGGCTGATTCATGGGCATGGTGGGGCTTTCATCTTGGCGGAAAGTATTTTTGAAATGTTATTCATGAAATAAATAAAGGTGTGTTAATTAATCATCATGATTATGATAAAGGCAAAAAAAAACCTGCCAAAATATTTTGTCAGGTCGTTATTAACAGTAATAAAAGTGAGTGCAGTGTAAAAACAACAAAAGGCAGGCGGATATTTACATGATGTGAAAATAAAAGAAAGTATGGAATCTGACAGTTTGCCCTTATATGAAGAAAAATAAGCAAATCACTAAAGTCAGTCATGACGGGGTGGTCATTAAATAACCAGGGTCGCCATCTGCCTGAACATTGCCGAAGACCAGAGAACGCTCAGGAAGCTGACATAAAAAACTGCTATTCTCGTCTCTCTGATAACGTAGCGCCGAGGGAAGAATGACCGTGCAAGCCTGGCAACAATGCTTTGAAAACTGGCTGATCCAGCATCACGACGATGACGACGCGGCCCATGACATATCCCATTTCCGTCGCGTTTGGGCGACCGCGCAACGCTTATCGGAAGGTGAAAGGGTCGATGCGCGCGTCATCCTCACGGCCTGTTATTTTCATGACATTGTCAGCCTGCCGAAAAATCACCCTGAGCGCAGCCGTTCGTCGGTGATGGCGGCGCAAAAAACGTTAAACATCCTGCGGGACGACTTCCCCGATTTCCCTGAATCGCTCTATCCTGCCGTCGCGCACGCGATTGAAGCGCACAGCCACAGCGCCAATATCACGCCCACCAGCCGGGAAGCCAAAATTGTGCAGGATGCCGACAGGCTGGAATCGCTGGGGGCTATCGGTCTGGCGCGCGTGTTTACCGTGGCGGGTCGCTTAAACGTTTCCCTGTTCAACGCCGACGATCCGTTTGCTGATGCCCGGCCACTTAATGACCAGCGTTACGCCCTCGATCATTTTCAGAACAAACTCCTTGGACTCCCGGCGACGATGCAAACCGAGCAGGGTAAAGCCCTGGCCGTGCACAATGCCCGCTATCTGGTACAGTTTATGGCTAAAATCAGCGCCGAGTTGCAGGGCGACTATCTGGAATATGATGAGGATATTCTGACGCGTTTTGCGCCGCACGCCTGAGTTCAGCCAGGGAAATTGTGTTACTCTCAGCGAAAATGGTCTGTCCCGGTTACTGAAATGCAGCACACACTTACTCGCACTCTCCCCACTCAAGACGCGGAATTTTCCGGGCCAGACGCACAGGCGCTGCTGACTCAGCTGCTGACGATATACGATTTAAAAACGCTCGTAGCCACACTGAACGCGGTGGGTGAACAGCACTGGAGCCCGGCAATCCTCAAGCGCGCCACGGACAACGGAAAAATCAATCGCCGCCTGGGTGAAAATGAGTTTTCCCGTCTGGCGGCGCTGCTGCCGCAGCCTTCCTCGCAACCTACGTCATTTCGCTTTATTGATTTATTCGCCGGTATCGGCGGGATCCGCAACGGCTTTGAAGCCATCGGCGGCCAGTGCGTGTTTACCAGCGAATGGAATAAGCACGCCGTGCGCACCTATAAAGCGAACTGGTACTGCGACCCGGCTGAACATCAGTTCAATGAAGACATCCGCGATGTGACGCTTAGCCACAAAGCGGACGTCAGCGACAGCGAAGCCGCGGCGCATATTCGCCGCATTATCCCGCAGCACGACGTGTTGCTGGCGGGCTTTCCGTGTCAGCCGTTTTCGCTGGCGGGCGTATCGAAGAAAAATGCCATGGGACGGGCGCACGGTTTTGCCTGCGATACGCAAGGCACGCTGTTTTTTGACGTGGCGCGGATCATTGATGCCTGTCGTCCGGCCATCTTTGTGCTGGAAAACGTTAAGAACCTGAAAAGCCACGATGGCGGTAAAACCTTCCGCATCATCATGCAAACGCTGGATGCGCTGGGCTACGACGTGTCTGATTCCGCGGAAATGGGCGCGGACGATCCGAAAATTATCGACGGGCAGCACTTCCTGCCGCAGCACCGCGAACGCATCGTGCTAGTGGGTTTTCGTCGGGACCAGAAGCTGCATCAGGGCTTCACGCTGCGGGATTTACCCGCGCTGTATCCAGAACGTCGCCCGACGTTCGGCGAATTGCTCGAGCCCACGGTGGACGCCAAATTTATCCTCACCCCGGTGCTGTGGAAATACCTGTATCGCTATGCCAAAAAGCATCAGGCGCGCGGCAACGGGTTTGGCTACGGGCTGGTTGATCCGACCCGACCGGGCAGCGTGGCGCGCACGCTTTCCGCACGTTATTACAAAGACGGCGCGGAGATCCTGATCGACAGAGGCTGGGACAAGGCGCTCGGCGAGCAAAATTTTGACGATCCGCAAAACCAGCAGCGACGTCCACGTCGTCTGACGCCGCGCGAGTGTGCGCGACTGATGGGCTTTGAATCGCCGCAGGGTTATCAGTTCCGCATACCGGTGTCCGATACCCAGGCCTATCGCCAGTTTGGTAATTCGGTGGTGGTTCCCGCCTTTGCGGCGGTGGCGAAGTTGCTCAAGTCCCGCATTTTGCAGGCAGTGGAACTGCGCCAGGTAGAAAAAGCCGATGGCGGACGTTCATAACCCCGCCACCCGAAGCAAAAATATGCGTGCCATCGGCACGCAGAATACCGCCATTGAAAAACGCCTGGCCGCATTACTGAACGATGCCGGTTTCGACTACACCGTTCAGGATGCAACCTTGCCCGGTCGCCCCGACTTTGTCCTCTCTGGGTATCGCTGCATTCTCTTCACCCACGGCTGTTTCTGGCATCATCACGACTGCTACCTGTTTAAAGTTCCCGAAACGCGGACCGAATTCTGGCTGCAAAAAATAGGCAAAAATGTGGCGCGGGATGCACGAGATATTGCGCTGCTCCAGGATCTAGGTTGGCGAGTGCTGGTGGTCTGGGAATGTGCGCTGCGAGGAAAACTGAAACTCAGTGATGCGGCGTTAACGGAGAGGCTGGAGGAGTGGATCTGCGGCGGCGAAGGCAGCGCGCAGATCGACACTCAGGGCATTGCGCCGTTGGCGGTTACTTCTCCAGCTCGCAAGGCGTAGCGGGTTCACGCACTGGGAACAGGGTTTTGCCGAGCGTCACCAGCACCACAGCGAAGATAATCACGCCCAACGCCAGCCATTCAATCGATGACAACGATTCGCCGCCAAAGCTGGTGCCAAGCAGCACCGCCACCACCGGATTGACGTAGGCGTAGCTGGTGGCGACCGCCGGGGAGACGTTGCGAATCAGATACATATAGGCGTTTATGGCAATCAGCGAGCCGAAAACGGCCAGATAAGCCACCGCCAGGAAGCCTGACAGCGTCGGCATCTGCGTCAAGCGTTCGCCGGTGACAACCGACCCGCACATCAGCACCAATCCCGCCGCCAGCATTTCAACCGCTCCGGCCATCATGCCGCTCGGCAGCTCAATGCGTGAGCCATATACCGAACCGAACGCCCAGCTCAGCGAGCCAATCAGGATAAGGATAGCGCCCCATGGATTGCCGCTCAGGTTGCCGCCGCTGTTCAGCAGCACGATGCCCGCCAGGCCAATGGCGATGCCGAGCCATTCCAGTTTGCGGGTTTTAATCCCGAACAGATAGCTGAAGCACAGCGCAAAAAGGGGCACTGTGGCGACCATCACCGCCGCAATGCCGGAAGCCACGCGCTGATGCTCGGCGATGGTGACAAAGCCGTTGCCAATAGCCAGCAGCAGCACGCCAATCAGGGCAGCGTTGAGCAGGGGACGACGGGCGGGCAGTTTATGCCCGGTCAGCAGCAAATAGGCCATCAGCAGGACACCGGCAGACAGAAAACGCACCCCGGCCATCATCATCGGCGGCCAGCTTTCCACCCCAATGCTGATAGCAAAATAGGTGGATCCCCAGATGATATAAAGTGCAAAAAGCGCTCCAATGAGCGGTAATAGTTGTCGGCTGTGCATGACGTTTCTCAAACAATGAATTATGCGCATACAGTTAACGGGAAAACCCGTCGTCTGGCGAGCGCTTTAATTAGCAAGCTATGTTGTATTTTTGTTGACACTTTGTATGCATGGGCGCGCTGCGCCTTTTGCTTCATACTGTAGGGCAAATAGAAAATGAAGAACGGAAGGAGCAACTTGTGGCCGGAAGCAGTCTTTTAACTTTACTCGATGATATTGCCACGCTGCTGGACGATATTTCGTTGATGGGCAAACTGGCGGCGAAGAAAACCGCCGGGGTTTTAGGGGATGATTTGTCGCTCAACGCGCAGCAGGTGTCGGGCGTGCGCGCCAATCGCGAGCTGCCGGTGGTGTGGAGCGTGGCGAAAGGATCGTTCCTGAATAAGGTGATCCTCGTACCATTGGCGTTATTAATTAGCGCCTTTTTACCGTGGGCCATCACGCCGCTGCTGATGATTGGCGGGGCGTTTCTGTGTTTTGAAGGCGTAGAAAAAGTGCTGCACTCGTTGCACGCGCGCAAGCACAAAGAAGGGCCAGAGGAGCGCAAACAGCGCCTGGCGACGATCGCTCAACAGGATCCGATGGAGTTTGAGCGCGATAAAGTGAAAGGCGCGGTGCGCACCGATTTCATTCTGTCCGCCGAAATCGTGGCGATTACACTCGGCATCGTGGCCGATGCGCCGCTGCTCAACCAAGTGCTTATCCTCTCCGGCATTGCAATCCTTGTCACCGTTGGCGTGTATGGCCTGGTGGGCGTGATTGTTAAACTTGACGACATGGGCTATTGGCTGGTGGAGAAAACCAGCGCTATCGCCAAAGCGGTAGGCAACGCGTTGCTGTTTATCGCACCGTTGCTGATGAAGGTACTGACGGTGGTCGGGACGCTGGCGATGTTTTTAGTCGGTGGCGGGATCGTGGTTCACGGTATTGCGCCCCTGCATCATCTTATTGAAGATTTTGCCGCAGGGCAGGGTGGCATCGTTGCGCTGCTCGCGCCGACGTTGTTTAATTTAGTCTTTGGTTTTGTGGTTGGCGCGGTTGTTTTGACTGGCGTCAACCTGGTGTCGCGGCTGCGTTCGGCTGCGTAAATATTGTTAAGCGACTACGCAAAGGCCATCATTTTCAGCTATCGTGAAACAGTTTCACTCTGATACCGGAGGCAGTCATGGTCTTTTTGGTCAGTGATGAAGTTAAGCCGAAAATTGGTGGGCCGCGTATGGTTGTCACCGGCTATGCCAGCGGAATGATTGAATGCCGTTGGTATGATGGGTTTGGCGTTAAGCGGGAAGCGTTCCGCGAAGACGAACTCATGCCGGGCGATGGGCGGATTCAAGACGAGGCATAACGACCCCGCCCGGCTCATGCCGGGCGTTTTCGTTGGTCGTGGCTCAGTATCAGGGAATGTCAGGGAGTTTGAGTGCACCACGTAACACGAGTGGAAAATCCGCGCTGGCTGAATAGACTCAGCCGTCATAGCAACCCGGGTCGGGTGGTGAATGTTTGTTTTTTTATCGTGCTGTTGTTTTCGACGCTACTGACCTGGCGTGAAGTGCGCGTTCTTGAAGATGCCTACATTTCCAGCCAGCGCAACACGCTGGAAAACGTGGCGCATGAATTTAATAACCAGCTGCAAATCAACATCGACCGGCTAACGTTTTACCGCAACGGTATGCAGGCAGCCCTTCGCACGCCGCTGACGTTCGAA
This DNA window, taken from Scandinavium goeteborgense, encodes the following:
- the ompC gene encoding porin OmpC, which gives rise to MKRNVLAILVPALLLAGAANAAEIYNKDSNKLDLYGKVDARHQFSEDGGNDGDATYVRIGFKGETQINNDLTGYGQWEYNIQANDTESSSNQSATRLGFAGLKFGEYGSFDYGRNYGVVYDVEAWTDMLPVFGGDSYTYTDNFMVGRGNGMATYRNSDFFGLVEGLNFAIQYQGANEGENGVFDQEGTVNRSADGTSMRSDNGDGFGLSTTYDFGMGFSAGAAYASSDRTNEQQSGSTAGGEKADVWTVGLKYDANNLYLAAMYAETRNMTPFGDIDELIANKTQNFEVTAQYQFEFGLRPEISYLQSKGKDLTEDFVQGSNWNDKDLLKYVSIGANYYFNKNFSTYVDYKINLLDGDDDFYSTSGISTDDIVAMGMIYQF
- a CDS encoding phosphohydrolase; this encodes MTVQAWQQCFENWLIQHHDDDDAAHDISHFRRVWATAQRLSEGERVDARVILTACYFHDIVSLPKNHPERSRSSVMAAQKTLNILRDDFPDFPESLYPAVAHAIEAHSHSANITPTSREAKIVQDADRLESLGAIGLARVFTVAGRLNVSLFNADDPFADARPLNDQRYALDHFQNKLLGLPATMQTEQGKALAVHNARYLVQFMAKISAELQGDYLEYDEDILTRFAPHA
- a CDS encoding DNA cytosine methyltransferase, which codes for MQHTLTRTLPTQDAEFSGPDAQALLTQLLTIYDLKTLVATLNAVGEQHWSPAILKRATDNGKINRRLGENEFSRLAALLPQPSSQPTSFRFIDLFAGIGGIRNGFEAIGGQCVFTSEWNKHAVRTYKANWYCDPAEHQFNEDIRDVTLSHKADVSDSEAAAHIRRIIPQHDVLLAGFPCQPFSLAGVSKKNAMGRAHGFACDTQGTLFFDVARIIDACRPAIFVLENVKNLKSHDGGKTFRIIMQTLDALGYDVSDSAEMGADDPKIIDGQHFLPQHRERIVLVGFRRDQKLHQGFTLRDLPALYPERRPTFGELLEPTVDAKFILTPVLWKYLYRYAKKHQARGNGFGYGLVDPTRPGSVARTLSARYYKDGAEILIDRGWDKALGEQNFDDPQNQQRRPRRLTPRECARLMGFESPQGYQFRIPVSDTQAYRQFGNSVVVPAFAAVAKLLKSRILQAVELRQVEKADGGRS
- a CDS encoding very short patch repair endonuclease; the encoded protein is MADVHNPATRSKNMRAIGTQNTAIEKRLAALLNDAGFDYTVQDATLPGRPDFVLSGYRCILFTHGCFWHHHDCYLFKVPETRTEFWLQKIGKNVARDARDIALLQDLGWRVLVVWECALRGKLKLSDAALTERLEEWICGGEGSAQIDTQGIAPLAVTSPARKA
- the yedA gene encoding drug/metabolite exporter YedA, whose translation is MHSRQLLPLIGALFALYIIWGSTYFAISIGVESWPPMMMAGVRFLSAGVLLMAYLLLTGHKLPARRPLLNAALIGVLLLAIGNGFVTIAEHQRVASGIAAVMVATVPLFALCFSYLFGIKTRKLEWLGIAIGLAGIVLLNSGGNLSGNPWGAILILIGSLSWAFGSVYGSRIELPSGMMAGAVEMLAAGLVLMCGSVVTGERLTQMPTLSGFLAVAYLAVFGSLIAINAYMYLIRNVSPAVATSYAYVNPVVAVLLGTSFGGESLSSIEWLALGVIIFAVVLVTLGKTLFPVREPATPCELEK
- a CDS encoding DUF808 family protein, producing the protein MAGSSLLTLLDDIATLLDDISLMGKLAAKKTAGVLGDDLSLNAQQVSGVRANRELPVVWSVAKGSFLNKVILVPLALLISAFLPWAITPLLMIGGAFLCFEGVEKVLHSLHARKHKEGPEERKQRLATIAQQDPMEFERDKVKGAVRTDFILSAEIVAITLGIVADAPLLNQVLILSGIAILVTVGVYGLVGVIVKLDDMGYWLVEKTSAIAKAVGNALLFIAPLLMKVLTVVGTLAMFLVGGGIVVHGIAPLHHLIEDFAAGQGGIVALLAPTLFNLVFGFVVGAVVLTGVNLVSRLRSAA
- a CDS encoding YodC family protein is translated as MVFLVSDEVKPKIGGPRMVVTGYASGMIECRWYDGFGVKREAFREDELMPGDGRIQDEA